GATCGCTGAGAAACGTGCCGTACGCCACCAACACGTCAAAGATCCGATCGCGTTCGTCCCGAGTAGCGAAGTTCGGAACGCGGTGCCAAAACCAGAATCCGGCTAAAACCACTGCCACCCCCAAAATGTATGGGAGATACGGATCCGACTGAATATCATCGACAACCCGACGTTTCGCGCGGATCAACAGCTCACGGAGCGACTGTAGCATACGTCTGTATCGACCACAGATTGAAACGTGACGAGCAGACGTATCAATCATCGGTATTCTGTCCGCACCGAGTTCGATTCATCGTTTGAGATACAGGCAATGCGTTTCGTTTCGAGCAATATTTGTTAGTGGACGGCAGTGTGTTTCGTGTGCTACTCCCATGCCGACAGTGACGCTCTCTGACGTTCGTGCAGCCCGCAAACGGTGTCGTGATGAGTCGGTCGTTCGTGAGACGCCCCTCGACCGGAGCCGTTCGTTGAGCGAGCAGTCCGGGGCGGATGTCCATCTGAAGATGGAACATCTCCAACGGACGGGATCGTTCAAAACGCGCGGCGCGTACAACAAGCTCGTACAGATCGCCGACAGTTACGACGGAGTGGTCGCGGCGAGCGCCGGCAATCACGCCCAAGGTGTCGCACTGGCAGCGACGACGGTCGGACTGGATTCCACGATCGTGATGCCCGAAAACGCGCCCCAGACGAAGATCAACGCCACACGAGGATACGGGGCAGAAGTGGCGCTCGAAGGTCGGGATTTCCAGGCAGCACTGGAACACGCTCAGACCCTCACCGAGGAAGCCGATGCGGCGTTCATCCACGCCTACGACGATCCGGCTATCGTCGCTGGCCAAGGAACGCTCGGGCTGGAGATCCACGAGGCGCTTGCAACGGTCGACACTGTCATCGTGCCGATCGGTGGGGGTGGACTGATCGGAGGGGTCGCAACGGCACTGAAGACGCTCGATCCGGACATCCGTGTCGTCGGTGTCCAAGCCGAGGAAGCGGCCACCGTTCCTGAGAGTCTCGATAAGGGAATACCGGTCGACATCGACCATCCTCAAACGATCGCCGACGGGATCGCAACCGGTGGGGTATCAGAACTGACGCTGTCGCTCATCAAGGCCCACGTCGATGAGATCGTGCTCGTCGATGACGAACAGATCGCAAACGCCACGCTCATCCTCCTCGAACGGACCAAGCAGCTCGTCGAAGGGGCCGCAGCGGCCTCGGTAGCAGCGCTGCTCTCGGACGATCTCGACGTGGCCGATGAGACCGTCGTTCCGGTGCTGGGCGGGGGCAACATCGACATCTCCCTGCTCCAGACGGTGCTCACCCACGCGCTGACCGACCGGTCACAGCTCCTCCGGTTTCGCGTGCGGATCGACGACCAGCCGGGGAAGATGGGGGAGCTGTCCTCGGTCATCGGAAACCTCGGTGCGAACATCAGATCCGTGCGCCACGACCGGGCGGTCGACGATCTCCACGTGGGAGAGGCGTATCTCGTGTTCCAGATCACCACCAACGGCACTGGACACGCGCAAAACATCATCGAGGCCATCGAAGACCGAGGCTATCCGGTCGAACGTATGGCGTGAGCGGTGATCGACCATCGCGGTTTCGAGAGGTTGGCCATGATAGTTATCAGGCTGTCACTCCCACGTACAAACGCCCTGTACGCCCCGGACGATCCCCTTGGTCCCGAACGGCTGGCCCGTCTGCATGGTCAATGCACACCGGATCAGTCACACCGTGGGCGCGCCCGAGCCGATCTCCGGACCTGTGCAGGGTATTTATCTCTCGAAACACCACGCTCGTCCGCAGACAACGGGGGACGGATCGAAAACGGAACGATCAGTGTTGTACGTTCGTCTCGAACTGTCGTCTGACTTTCTCCACTTTCGGCTGTGCGTGCGCCTGACAGTAGGCGTCGGTGGGATTCTTCTCGAAATAGTCCTGATGGTACTCTTCAGCCGGCCAGAACTGTTCGAGTGGTTCCAGTTCGGTCACTACGTCGTCGTCGTACTCGGCGTCGAGCGCATCGATGTACGCCGACGCCGTCGTCCGCTGTTGTTCGTCGTGATACAGTACGATCGATCGATACTGGGTGCCGACATCCGGTCCCTGCCGGTTGCGCTGGGTCGGATCGTGCGTCCGAAAGAACGCCTCAAGCAGCTCGTCATACGACCGTACGCTCGGATCGTATTCGACCTGTACGACCTCGGCGTGGCCAGTCTCGCCGGAACAGACTGCCTCGTAGGTGGGATCGTCCACGTGTCCGCCGGCGTAACCCGACGTGACCGACTCGACGCCGTCAAGGACTTTCATCGCGGC
The sequence above is drawn from the Halocatena salina genome and encodes:
- the ilvA gene encoding threonine ammonia-lyase, coding for MPTVTLSDVRAARKRCRDESVVRETPLDRSRSLSEQSGADVHLKMEHLQRTGSFKTRGAYNKLVQIADSYDGVVAASAGNHAQGVALAATTVGLDSTIVMPENAPQTKINATRGYGAEVALEGRDFQAALEHAQTLTEEADAAFIHAYDDPAIVAGQGTLGLEIHEALATVDTVIVPIGGGGLIGGVATALKTLDPDIRVVGVQAEEAATVPESLDKGIPVDIDHPQTIADGIATGGVSELTLSLIKAHVDEIVLVDDEQIANATLILLERTKQLVEGAAAASVAALLSDDLDVADETVVPVLGGGNIDISLLQTVLTHALTDRSQLLRFRVRIDDQPGKMGELSSVIGNLGANIRSVRHDRAVDDLHVGEAYLVFQITTNGTGHAQNIIEAIEDRGYPVERMA
- the msrA gene encoding peptide-methionine (S)-S-oxide reductase MsrA, whose protein sequence is MTDDATFGGGCFWCTEAAMKVLDGVESVTSGYAGGHVDDPTYEAVCSGETGHAEVVQVEYDPSVRSYDELLEAFFRTHDPTQRNRQGPDVGTQYRSIVLYHDEQQRTTASAYIDALDAEYDDDVVTELEPLEQFWPAEEYHQDYFEKNPTDAYCQAHAQPKVEKVRRQFETNVQH